In Neomonachus schauinslandi chromosome 6, ASM220157v2, whole genome shotgun sequence, a genomic segment contains:
- the LOC110589685 gene encoding 40S ribosomal protein S29-like gives MGHQQLYWSHPRKFGQGSRSCRVCSNRHGLIRKYSLNMCRQCFHQYAKDIGFIKLD, from the coding sequence ATGGGTCACCAGCAGCTGTACTGGAGCCATCCGAGGAAATTTGGCCAGGGTTCTCGTTCTTGCCGCGTCTGCTCAAACCGGCACGGTCTGATCCGGAAATACAGCCTCAATATGTGCCGCCAGTGTTTCCATCAGTACGCAAAGGACATAGGCTTCATTAAGTTGGATTAA